From the Jilunia laotingensis genome, the window ACCAGGCAACGATAGGTCGTATCATTCTCAGCCGTTATATTCTTCATTCCCCGGTAAATAAGGGTTTGTTCCTCTACCCTACGTCCTGTGGCCATCGGGAACTTTATTTTCTGTCCCACGGTATAGTCCTTCGGATTATAGGAACGCGCCTGAGCGAGAATACTGAGCATATCGAAGATGCAACGGCTGTCACTATATTCCGTTTCCACTATCTCGCCATCCTTGTATGTACGCTTTTGGTTGACGTAACTTACACCGTCCCTATAAGTGAACCAAGCCTCATCGACAGTATAGCGTTTGCCCTCTTCGGCTCCTTTACGAAAGTAACGGGGTTCAAGCTTGTCCGTCACAATGCAGGTCAGTGTATCCCGCATCTTGAAAAAGAAGTCAACCTTCTTACTGCTGATCGACATCAGATTGAACCGATAGGCGGGTTTGGATTGATAGGTCGTTGCATTGGCAGTCAGGCTGGCTATTCCCGCCTTTACCCAAATAAACTTCCAGTTAAAGAACAAATCGTACATGACATGTTCGCCCGACTTGAATGCTTCATTCGGAGCTTCACATTGCGCCTTTGCAGGCAGAGAAGAACAAAGACAAAAGAGTATCGCCAATCCCCCCAGAAGAATCCTTCTGTTAATCTTAGCGGTTATTCCGACTGTTGTTCCTGTTTTTATTTTTTTTATCTTCATCAGGTTTCTGTTTTTTCAATTCATCAAGCTTCTGCTTATCCAGAGGAACGGCCTTCACATTCCAATCCTGGTTGTATTCCATCAGCACCCTTATATCTATCAGTTGCGGATAGTAGTACACCATCTCGGGTTGCCGTTTATCTTCAAAGCTCCCCGTATCCCATACTCCGTTCCCATTCGTATCGTTAATCAGACGGGCAGAGTATTTTCCCGGGTCAAGGAAATAAAAGTCGGCCCTACCCTCCTTGTCCACCGCACGACGACGTACCACTTTATCTTGCGAATCAAGCAGTTCGACGAAGGCAATGGAATCCGCTCCCGTCACATTAAAGAACAAAGCACCGTATTCATCGGTAGACCGTACCTTAAAGTTCTGTTTTATCTTGTCGGTAAACAGCCCATAAAGGCCATGAAAGGCGGTGGAATCGACCGAGAACTCATATTCGGCCATAGGCTCCCAGTCGTAAAACAAATTATACTTGCGCAAGTTCAATGAATCCTGTTCAAACAAGAACGGCACGTCCTCCCACAATGTGTCCACTTTCAGTTTGAGATGGATAGCCGCAGTGTCATAGGATGCGATAGGTTCCTCAAAGTTCAGTGAAATATAATCGTACACATCCATGGCAGAAGGCACGTGTGGAGATACCGGCAGGAACTGGGTCGGTTCCGGTTCTTCCTCCTCCCCTTTCTTTTTCTTCTTTTTCTTAGGCTCTTCCGTATCTTTCTTCACCTTTTTTGCAACCAGATTCAAAGTATCCGTGCGGGGTATCAACTGGTTCAAAGTATCCGTATAGAGATAAGTCAGGCTTATCGACAGCGTATCCTGTTTGTAAAGCAACGAATCTTTTACCCAATAATGAATAGTATCATTCCTCAAATTCTTCTCGATGATAAACGCATCGGTCTCATCAAAATTCAAGCCCCTCAATTGGGGTAACGTATCTGCCTTCGCTGCAAAATAAAAAGTAAACTTTTCAGGAGTAAGGCGTTCGCTCTTGATGAGATACTGAGAGAACAACTCCTCTTTAAACGAGCG encodes:
- a CDS encoding DUF3108 domain-containing protein, with amino-acid sequence MKIKKIKTGTTVGITAKINRRILLGGLAILFCLCSSLPAKAQCEAPNEAFKSGEHVMYDLFFNWKFIWVKAGIASLTANATTYQSKPAYRFNLMSISSKKVDFFFKMRDTLTCIVTDKLEPRYFRKGAEEGKRYTVDEAWFTYRDGVSYVNQKRTYKDGEIVETEYSDSRCIFDMLSILAQARSYNPKDYTVGQKIKFPMATGRRVEEQTLIYRGMKNITAENDTTYRCLVFSFVEYTDKGKEKEVITFYITDDKNHLPVRLDMFLNIGSAKAFLKSVTGNRYPLTSIVTK
- a CDS encoding Ig-like domain-containing protein, with the protein product MLRKKEYNRKQLIRKIMSAVTLVAVLYSCASIGRPDGGPIDETPPRFIGSSPVDGALNNNKTKISLVFDEFIKLEKANEKVVVSPPQIQMPEIKASGKRIHVNLLDSLKPNTTYTIDFSDAIVDNNEGNPLGNFAYTFSTGGAIDTLEVSGTLLEASDLEPVKGMLVGLHSNLSDTAFTKLPFDRVARTDSRGRFSIRGVAPGKYRIYGLMDSDQNFAFTQKSEAIAFDDSLIIPRWEERLRQDTSWIDSLTIDTIIERKYTHYLPDNVILRSFKEELFSQYLIKSERLTPEKFTFYFAAKADTLPQLRGLNFDETDAFIIEKNLRNDTIHYWVKDSLLYKQDTLSISLTYLYTDTLNQLIPRTDTLNLVAKKVKKDTEEPKKKKKKKGEEEEPEPTQFLPVSPHVPSAMDVYDYISLNFEEPIASYDTAAIHLKLKVDTLWEDVPFLFEQDSLNLRKYNLFYDWEPMAEYEFSVDSTAFHGLYGLFTDKIKQNFKVRSTDEYGALFFNVTGADSIAFVELLDSQDKVVRRRAVDKEGRADFYFLDPGKYSARLINDTNGNGVWDTGSFEDKRQPEMVYYYPQLIDIRVLMEYNQDWNVKAVPLDKQKLDELKKQKPDEDKKNKNRNNSRNNR